From the Clostridiales bacterium FE2011 genome, one window contains:
- the xylB gene encoding xylulokinase codes for MKYLLGIDLGTSGTKTVLFDQNGKGICSATVEYPMYQPQNGWAEQDPKDWYNAAVSTIRTVLEKSGVNKEDVVSMGISGQMHGLVMLDEKDEVIRPSIIWCDQRTAKECEEITAKVGYDNLIRITANPALPGFTLSKLIWVRNHEPENYAKCKHVLLPKDYVRFMLTGDFATEVSDASGMQMLDVPNRCWSDELLGILDIDKSMLAKVYESCEVTGHISAKAAELTGLSEKTLVVGGAGDNAAAAVGTGVVEDGKAFTTIGTSGVVFAHTDKLAIDPKGRVHTFCCAVPGAWHVMGVTQAAGLSLKWFRDNFCGAEKITAEAMGVDTYELTNQEAAQSPIGANKLIYAPYLMGERTPHLDSDCRGIFFGLSAMHQRRDLLRAVMEGVTYSLNDCLGVLAGMGVAPETMLACGGGGKSPLWRQMLADVMNCPVATTINTEGPALGVAILAGVGAGLYGSVQEACRAMIKVNPAQNPIAENVPKYAKVYEVFKKLYTANKELYKELGTIE; via the coding sequence ATGAAATACCTTCTTGGGATCGACCTGGGAACATCCGGCACGAAAACAGTTTTGTTCGACCAGAACGGTAAGGGTATCTGCTCCGCAACCGTGGAGTATCCTATGTATCAGCCGCAGAACGGCTGGGCGGAACAGGATCCCAAGGACTGGTATAATGCCGCAGTCAGCACGATCCGTACAGTGCTTGAGAAGAGCGGTGTAAACAAAGAAGACGTGGTTTCCATGGGCATCAGCGGCCAGATGCACGGCCTTGTGATGCTGGATGAAAAAGACGAAGTCATCCGTCCCTCCATCATCTGGTGCGACCAGCGGACCGCCAAGGAATGCGAAGAGATTACCGCCAAGGTTGGATATGACAACCTGATCCGGATTACCGCGAACCCCGCACTGCCTGGATTCACCCTTTCCAAGCTGATCTGGGTGCGGAACCATGAGCCGGAAAACTACGCAAAGTGCAAGCACGTGCTGCTGCCCAAGGACTACGTCCGGTTTATGCTGACCGGTGATTTCGCCACAGAGGTTTCTGACGCCAGCGGCATGCAGATGCTGGACGTGCCGAACCGCTGCTGGAGCGACGAATTGCTGGGCATCCTGGACATCGACAAGAGCATGCTGGCCAAAGTTTATGAGAGCTGCGAAGTGACCGGCCATATCTCCGCCAAGGCGGCTGAACTGACCGGCCTGAGTGAGAAGACCCTGGTTGTCGGCGGTGCCGGAGACAATGCTGCCGCAGCAGTCGGTACCGGCGTTGTGGAAGACGGAAAAGCTTTCACGACCATCGGTACAAGCGGCGTTGTGTTCGCTCATACGGATAAGCTGGCGATCGACCCCAAGGGCCGTGTACATACCTTCTGCTGCGCAGTGCCCGGCGCATGGCATGTGATGGGTGTTACCCAGGCTGCCGGACTGAGCCTGAAATGGTTCCGCGACAACTTCTGCGGAGCTGAGAAGATCACCGCGGAAGCGATGGGCGTTGATACTTACGAACTGACAAACCAGGAAGCGGCCCAGAGCCCCATCGGCGCCAACAAGCTGATTTACGCGCCGTACCTGATGGGCGAGCGGACCCCGCACCTGGACAGTGACTGCCGCGGAATTTTCTTCGGCCTGAGCGCAATGCATCAGCGCCGCGACCTGCTGCGTGCGGTTATGGAAGGCGTTACCTACAGCCTGAATGACTGTCTGGGCGTGCTGGCCGGAATGGGCGTTGCGCCTGAAACGATGCTGGCCTGCGGCGGCGGCGGAAAGAGCCCGCTCTGGCGTCAGATGCTGGCGGACGTGATGAACTGCCCCGTGGCAACCACCATCAATACAGAAGGCCCCGCCCTGGGTGTGGCTATCCTGGCAGGCGTAGGCGCAGGACTGTACGGCAGTGTTCAGGAAGCCTGCAGGGCGATGATCAAGGTCAATCCCGCACAGAATCCGATTGCCGAGAACGTGCCGAAATACGCGAAAGTGTATGAAGTGTTCAAGAAGCTGTACACAGCCAACAAGGAACTGTACAAGGAACTGGGAACAATCGAGTAA
- the nrdR gene encoding transcriptional repressor NrdR has translation MKCQYCSCLDSKVIDSRPTDDGNSIRRRRECTNCGRRFTTYEKVELSPLFVVKRDGRRESFDSRKIKAGILHACDKLPVSMQQIDEIVTRVEQKAYATMDGEIASEKIGDMVMSELKNLNDVAYVRFAAVYRKFTDVGTFMNELKKLVDEKM, from the coding sequence ATGAAATGCCAGTATTGCAGCTGCCTGGACAGTAAAGTAATTGACTCCCGGCCGACGGATGACGGAAACAGCATCCGGCGCAGGAGAGAATGCACAAACTGCGGCAGACGGTTTACAACCTATGAAAAGGTTGAACTCAGTCCTCTGTTTGTGGTAAAGCGGGACGGCCGCAGGGAAAGCTTTGACAGCCGGAAGATCAAAGCGGGTATCCTGCATGCCTGCGATAAGCTGCCTGTGAGTATGCAGCAGATCGACGAGATTGTGACCCGGGTGGAACAGAAGGCCTATGCCACGATGGACGGAGAAATTGCTTCCGAAAAGATCGGCGATATGGTTATGTCCGAACTGAAGAACCTGAACGACGTCGCCTATGTGCGCTTTGCGGCAGTATACCGGAAGTTCACCGATGTGGGCACATTCATGAACGAGCTGAAGAAGCTTGTTGATGAGAAAATGTAA
- a CDS encoding GlsB/YeaQ/YmgE family stress response membrane protein translates to MIFSWIIKIALWALAGFAASKIMKGRPDGLLSNILLGLVGGVVGNLLFSLIGLDSINGVGNIIVSVIGACAVLFCVKKFAK, encoded by the coding sequence ATGATTTTCAGCTGGATTATCAAGATTGCACTGTGGGCGCTGGCAGGCTTCGCGGCCAGCAAGATCATGAAGGGAAGACCTGACGGACTGCTCAGCAACATCCTGCTGGGCCTGGTCGGCGGTGTTGTGGGCAACCTGCTGTTCAGCCTGATCGGTCTTGATTCCATCAACGGAGTCGGAAACATCATCGTTTCCGTGATCGGTGCCTGCGCAGTCCTGTTCTGCGTTAAGAAGTTCGCAAAATAA
- a CDS encoding galactose mutarotase, whose translation MSIKTEIWGKSPKGKDVHKFTMTNSMGASVTVMEWGAIVTSIIVPDAGGNMDDVALGFDSLDRYIGPHGCFGDTVGRYGNRIGAGKFSIDGVQYQVALNDNGKNHLHGGNVGFAAHFWTGTPKEGEHEDSVSFHRISPDGEENYPGNLDVTVTFTWNDMCDLIIRYEATTDKPTLCNLTNHTYFNLGGHKHGTVKDHEVAIDADVITKVDSGLIPTGDYMPVVGTPLDLRDGLLLEEGLEVYETCPQMIPAGGYDHNFVLRKGEAMGAAASVYHEESGRYMEVLTDQPAIQLYTACTLDVKGGKEGADYGHYSGFCLETQHCPDDPNHPNFPGTTILRPGEKYDTTTIYAFRADDD comes from the coding sequence ATGTCCATCAAAACGGAAATCTGGGGAAAATCCCCCAAAGGAAAAGATGTCCATAAGTTTACCATGACCAACAGCATGGGCGCTTCTGTCACTGTTATGGAATGGGGCGCTATCGTCACCTCCATTATCGTCCCGGATGCCGGCGGCAATATGGATGATGTTGCCCTTGGTTTTGACTCCCTGGATCGCTATATCGGGCCTCACGGCTGCTTCGGCGATACAGTCGGCCGCTACGGCAACCGCATCGGTGCCGGCAAATTCTCCATTGACGGTGTCCAGTACCAGGTTGCTCTCAATGACAATGGTAAAAACCATCTGCACGGTGGTAACGTCGGCTTCGCCGCTCATTTCTGGACCGGCACTCCCAAAGAGGGAGAACATGAGGATTCCGTATCCTTCCATCGTATTTCCCCCGACGGTGAGGAAAACTACCCCGGCAATCTGGATGTGACCGTAACCTTCACCTGGAATGATATGTGCGATCTGATCATCCGGTATGAAGCCACCACCGACAAGCCCACCCTCTGCAACCTCACCAACCACACCTACTTCAACCTGGGCGGCCATAAACACGGCACTGTTAAGGATCATGAAGTTGCCATCGATGCCGATGTCATCACCAAAGTGGACAGCGGTCTGATCCCCACCGGCGACTATATGCCTGTTGTCGGAACGCCCCTGGATCTCCGCGACGGCCTGTTACTGGAGGAAGGACTTGAAGTTTATGAAACCTGCCCCCAGATGATTCCCGCCGGCGGTTATGATCATAACTTCGTTCTCCGCAAGGGCGAAGCCATGGGCGCTGCGGCCAGCGTATATCATGAAGAATCCGGCCGCTATATGGAAGTGCTGACTGACCAGCCTGCCATTCAGCTTTATACCGCCTGCACACTGGATGTAAAGGGCGGCAAGGAAGGCGCGGATTACGGTCATTATTCCGGTTTCTGCCTGGAAACCCAGCACTGCCCGGATGATCCCAATCATCCCAACTTCCCCGGCACAACGATCCTTCGTCCCGGTGAAAAGTATGACACCACCACCATCTACGCTTTCCGTGCGGATGATGATTAA